The genomic segment TGAATTTGTTTGGACGCAAATTCCTCATCGATTCCCATTTCCTGCCACCTGGACAGGTCCATACCAGCCGGATTTAAAATTGACGGCACCACTACCGTACCTTCGATATCTGATATCCATTCAAAACCGGCATCACCTATGGTTTTGTAACTCACACCTGCAATCTGGGCGCTTTTTATAGGAATTAAAAAATCTGCACCATAGATATCACCCAGAGCAGTAAGTATCTCCATAGCTTTCTGGAGTGTTGGGCCTTGCTCTCCTTCCAGGATCGTTTCTTCTTCCCGGGTTAAGTGCAAGCTTTCAATCCTCCCAGATATCTGCCCGTTTAAACTTCCACTCTTCTCCAAGTGTCATGGTGGCATCCAGGCCCATTTTTGCTGTATTTCCATTTGGTGAGCACATGGGATCAAGGCTACTTCCCCTGACATCAGAATAGATCATAAGATTCTTATCAGCCCTGAACCTTGTTGCAATCGCATATTCCACGTCTGATGGGTCAAAGATATCGATGTCATGATCCACAACCAATATGTGTTTTAGACTTTTGTGGGCTCTAAAGGCAGCATCAATGGCCTTGACCCCGTCATCATCCTGTCGCTTGTGGATCTGGACTATTGCATGCAGGTATGAACAACCACCCCCGGTCAATACTACATTCAGGACATTGCAGACTTTTCCCACTTCTTTTAAAATAAGGGGTTCATAAGGAACTCCCATAAGCATCTTATGTTCGCCGCCGGCAGGCATAATGGCATGGTAAATGGGGTCGCTGCGGTGCATGATCTTTGTGATGTGAATAAGAGGTTCCTGCCTGATTATATCAACCGTGCCAGTAATATCTACGAAAGGTCCTTCACATACTCGAGTATCAGGGTCGATATATCCTTCCAGAACCCATTCAGCATGAGGTATTTTGATTCCGTTTTCAAGCTGGAATAATTCGACCGGGCGCCCAAGCAGTGCGCTTGCATACTGGAACTCTTGTCCTTTTGGTACCCTTGTGGTGGTTGCCAGCAAGATGACGGGATCAATACCTATCACAACTGCGATCTGTAGTTTTTCCCCTGCCTGAGAGGCTGCTTTGTGAAGATTATAAGTATGTCTGTTCTCAACCAGACGGCCCACCATAGTGTCCTTCCCATTTACCATCAACCTGTGTATGGATGCATTATAGACCCCACCATATTCAGATACCACAACCCCGGCAGTAATATATGGACCTCCATCAACAGGAAAATTGGTCAGTATAGGGATGTTAGTCAGGTCTGCTTCATCCTCTATGACCTCCATAGCAGGAGTGGTATCTACATGGACAACTTCTCCCCGGGGTTTTATACCA from the Methanosarcinales archaeon genome contains:
- a CDS encoding UbiD family decarboxylase → MSFRNLIEQLKSAQLLSENNDYLSPYLEVSRLAMKHSDPILFNNVNGHRVVMNIINNRQLMASALSTTPEKMVHYLAGIKPRGEVVHVDTTPAMEVIEDEADLTNIPILTNFPVDGGPYITAGVVVSEYGGVYNASIHRLMVNGKDTMVGRLVENRHTYNLHKAASQAGEKLQIAVVIGIDPVILLATTTRVPKGQEFQYASALLGRPVELFQLENGIKIPHAEWVLEGYIDPDTRVCEGPFVDITGTVDIIRQEPLIHITKIMHRSDPIYHAIMPAGGEHKMLMGVPYEPLILKEVGKVCNVLNVVLTGGGCSYLHAIVQIHKRQDDDGVKAIDAAFRAHKSLKHILVVDHDIDIFDPSDVEYAIATRFRADKNLMIYSDVRGSSLDPMCSPNGNTAKMGLDATMTLGEEWKFKRADIWED